GCTCGGAATAATACCTTATGGGCGGAATGTGACCGTTGCTGAGAATCCTGGCAGAAATATTATTGTTGGGAATCCTGGTGTTAAGTGGATGCCAATTTCAGCCCCCATGCAAGGTTATGTGTATGCAGGTTTTCTCTCATCTTGTCAGGAGTCTCCTCCTCCAAACAACTGCCGCGAAGTTTCTGCAAGGGGTAGTGTTTATGTTCGGCAAGACCCATCAATTAATAGCGATATTGTTGGAGTAGTACCCAATGGACGGAATGTCACCATTGAAAATCGTGGTGCAAATGGCTGGGTACCCATTTCAGTTCCCCTGCAAGGTTATGTATCTGCGGCTTATCTCACTTACTGTCCTTTACGAACGAGACGTATCTTAATTGACCTCTCTTTAAGGGGCAAACTTGTATGAAAAGAACACGTCCTAGCAACTTTTTGATACGTATTTTTGTATCAATTCTGGTACTCTTCTCTATCTTCGCGATTGGGGCAATAATCAATCACGTTTCTAAACAAGTCGGAGAAAGTAATCAACGGTTGGCAGAACCTGAACAGGATTTTGTGAATTAACTTAATGGTGACGGGACTTTGACGGTTCAGATCCGAGAGTTCTTCTTTTCTAGAGGGTTGGTAAAAAGAAAGTTAATTCCTGTGGAACCGTTATTATTCTAACGAGCTGACGATGATGCTTACACGGGTTTTGGAGAAGATAGTAAGGGTAATATTAACTACCTATATCATCCCATTTGTTCAAAAATTAGCGCTTTTCGGAAGTGACCCTGGTACGAAACCATCCCTTTTCAGTTGGGCTTAGCTGGATTTTGTGC
This Coleofasciculus sp. FACHB-1120 DNA region includes the following protein-coding sequences:
- a CDS encoding SH3 domain-containing protein, which gives rise to MKQIDNWQKSVVVPSLLLPALTTFATPSTAVSTAMLYSSSPSTLERTSFQKSGVYQLAQTSNICREVAARSGLYVREQPTVYRRALGIIPYGRNVTVAENPGRNIIVGNPGVKWMPISAPMQGYVYAGFLSSCQESPPPNNCREVSARGSVYVRQDPSINSDIVGVVPNGRNVTIENRGANGWVPISVPLQGYVSAAYLTYCPLRTRRILIDLSLRGKLV